TGTCCGATTGATCCACATAACCATcatttttcaatacgtatttaatatctgcagatcgattttttcgttaaaaaattttatatggcaAAATACCGATGTTTTTTGAAAAAACTATGGCattctatgtccatattatgacattctgcattaagaaaatcataatttttatccacaggatgtcataatataatacaggatgtcataatatgcacagtatatcataatttttttcaaaaaatatggatattttcgtcattcaaaattttcaaacgaaaaaataaaactgcaagcattaaatgcatattgaaaagtggttggacaaaaataccactttcatattatgatatcttaggccatattatgatatcctggacCATATtatgccacaggatgtcataatttttttcaaaggataaagatattttcgtcatacaaaatttttaaatagaaaAGCCGACCCATatgcattaaatatgcattaaaaaatAGTTACTACGTGGATCAATCGGACAAAATGGTGTGCTCTACATCGAATTTTCTACACTATccatggtgcataaagaatttctcatatatctaTTTGCATCAGGCAATGAAATGTCTCAAAAATTCCACAATAAAATTGTAGTCCCTCACAACATTGAGCCTTTATGTTCTACCGCATAAGATATTATTCAGTCAACAGCCCTATTTAGTTCTCAATATAACTAAATAAAGAAACAATACTTGATTTGAGTATTGTTTCAATATGTGATTAATTATTATGTTGGAATATTTAATGTCTTAAACTCGATAGCCCCTATTTTGACATCTCAGCCATTAAATATAGAGTGAGGTGAACTAAAATCTTGGTTTACACTGATATTGATGGATGAGAGATCAAAGTTGGCTGGGGCAACTAACATGAACATGAAGGCCTGTTTCGAgaacaaaaatataaaatcaagtttaattttcaGATATAAAACTTAAAAGGGTTAACCTTGAATCATAGAGCGATCGAATTGAGTTAGAGGCTTCTGGTTGGTCTACCTCCAGGATTCATACTCATTAAACGTGAGGATTCAGATTAATGCCTATGAAGGTTCGGTAATTCCAAATCTAGCAAAAAATCTACTCATTATGTGATTCTATTGGCAGAAAATTAAGCTTGTGAGCTTAGCACCAAATCAAAGGAGACAGTTACGCAAGGATCCAAGATGACATGGGGGTAGCTGGCAGGGCTTGTTGTCATGGTGATGCATTGGCAATTATTCAAGACGATAAAATACCACTAAGTAGGTTTTTAGCTGCGCTTTTCTGGGACAAGTTGGGATTTAGGTCTCTTCCAAAATCCAACTGAGTTACTTTATTATTCATGCGTAAAAGTTAAACATGGCAGCTTTTTCGTGATTTTACCAACTCTATAATCTTTACAACctaactcaattaaattaagacaCATCTAATACCGTGGGTGAATCAGTAAGAGTTCGCGATTTTTTCTTTTAGTAACAGGATAAAGACTACAATCATGCAAATAGACAATGATGATTACGTTTAACACTAAACTTCTTGTTCAGAATATGTGCTCTTGTGTTACATTGGCGCATGAATTATGTCAGAGTTCACCAAAATGGTTAGCAGCTTTGTTGATGTCCTGACTCTGTTCCTTACTTATTTCAAAGGCTTGAAACAATCTTATTAAACAAATAACAAAAACCTAAAGaagatgtccatccttgacggtacaaagttgattttttttttttttttttttgctaaaatgtttttttttggttaaagcAAAGTTGATCTTTTGAGATGGACAAATAATTGCTGTACGTACGTAGAAGACTACAACAATGACCagatatttttcaaaccaaattccAGAGTCACTTTTTTGCTTGGCAAGCCACCAGCAAGTGTTATTATCTTCACGTAATACGTGAGACCAATTAGCGTAGTGAAAATGAGTGGTTGATCTGATGAGCTGCGATCCTCCTCTATGTTTCAGAGGTTGGTACGTAGAAAGACAATCTTCATCAATTCCATCCTGACACCTTCTTTTTTCTGCTATTAAAATAAAAGACATATAGTTCCTGTGATTTATTGCTAGAGTTGTTTTACTCGAATAACTAAGATTTTAATGAGCATTTTATCATCTGCAAGCATTGTACTTGTATCAGAGAGAAATTGGCCACGCAAAGGACAGTATATCCAGTTTCAGGCTGCCAAAGGTTGGAAGAAAGCAAAATTCATGACAACTTCGACCAAATCAGGAGGGGAAAGCCTTTTGAACAACTTGTATGTCCATGAAAAAATAAGCAATAATGTTATTGTTGCATTTCGATAGTATTCATATTGCATATCGATTCAATAATAAATATCTCCACATAGTACATAAACAGCTTAAAATTTGCTTCATAATACAACGATTTTAGAATTGCAGACCTAGCTTGCCTTAGCTAGTGGGTATTTCTCGCTTGTCGATAGAGGTCAAGGTTCGAAGGTGGTAGGGCGTCTGCCCTAAAATTTTTGAATACTGATCTTTCCTATGCATAGAATTGAAAGATTCCATGTTATGCTTTCACCCatgtatggatataaatatcatgTTAACCTAATTTTTAAACATTTGTTATCCTTTTCTTGACGTGATTATATAATAAAGTTAGTGGATAAGACGGATGAGTGAGTTTGTCATGCTGCAGGACCATCATCATGATTCCCTCTTCTTTAGGGACACCTTTGGCTACTTTTCCTTGAATGTATCTACAAATCATTTAACATCCAAACCACTCTAAAATGTAAAGCAATCTCTAACATTATAACAAGCCTTCATGCATGACCGTGAATAAATCTATGTCCCTTATAAATGACTTTGTTAACACTCTCTCGAGAAGTATATATACGTAAATTTATCTAGTTGTATCTAATATGAAATATCTTTGATCAAGCAAGGATGGGACACAGCTGTGCATGCCTCACTGCACCCATTAGCTCGTACCTATCATCATGCAGCCACTTAATGACACTGTGGAGAGCCGGAGTAGGACTAGATGGCATTgcagagatccagagatgatggATCCATTGAAAGATCTCGTGAGATCTAATACTAGAAgtggaaaaaaaatagaaaccctGTGAAACCGTGCTCATTCATTGAAACCTCAACCATAGAAAGCTTGTCATAGAGAAGGCAAAAGGCTGAAGTAAATGAGAATGTTCGAAGCtgtacaggaaaaaaaaaaaaaactgatctaTAGTCCCAACCCCACCACACAACATTACATTGAAACCCCACCCACGAAAACATAACACAACACGCTCCACCCCCTCACCCCATCATTACCAGCACATCACGCCTCACAGTACTGACATTCAAAAACCATACACAGTAATAATTTCTAGCAGCActccaaaataaaattaaaaaaaaaaaaaaaaaacttttttcccTTCTCTGATTCGAGATCTTAACACCATTCGTAAGATTACCCCACATGCTACGTCCCAGATGCTACATCCGGGGCCATCGGGCTCGATCCACGTGGCAGCGGCGGTGGCAGGATCTCACCTCAGTTTTtcgttcttttcttttttttcgcgACCAAGTCACGTGCCGGGAGGCGCGGGAGGGAGGGGGAGCCCGATCACCGCCGCCGGCGGCCTGTCCGGGAACAGGAGGCGGAGGCGTTGGTGGAGGAGGACGAAGAGGCCGAGAAGACGATGGTCCAGATCTCGGCAAAGGCTTGAAGGATGATGTGGTGGTGGGAGGGAGAGTTGAGGGCGAGGAAGCGGCGGAGGAGGTCGCGGAGGTCGTCCCACGCGTAGATCTCCATCTCCATGATCATCTGGAGCATCGAGTCCCTGAAGTCGAGATACGGGTCCGACGACTCCTTCACCACCACCACGCTCTCCTCCACCACCCCCTTCTTCTTCGCCTTCCCCGTCTTCTTCTTCGGCCGCCATTTCATGCTCTCCACGGCCGAGTACCGCCGCAGCGACGGCGACGACGTCAGAGGGGAGGAGGCGGTGGTGGTGGTAAGGCTGGTGTCCCAGAGGGAGTTGGTGGAGATGGTGGTGGCGGTGGAAGGGGAGAAGGGGTCGTGGAACATAGGAAGTCGAAATTTTGGCAGCGCGGAGGACAAGAAAGACGAGAGCTTTGGCCGCCGGCAGCTGCAGCCGATGTCGACGACCACCGGCTGCCGCACCACGAACCTTCTCCGGCTGGAAGACATCGATCCGGACAGAAAAAGGTGCGATTTTTATTGGTTCGGGAGACGGGGGAGGGTCCGAGAGAGGTTTgtagagaaaagagaaggaaatGTAGCTCTTTACGGTCTCTTCGAAGAGACAGGGAGAGAGAGTTTGGAATTCAGCAGTGGGAACAGAGGTTTGGCAATGGAGGGAACGGGAACAGTGTAGTTTTTGGTTTGTGGGTTCACGGGGAAAGAGGAGATAGAGAGATAATGGGGcctcagagagagagaaagagagtaatTGGAGGGATTTAAGGGCATGGCGGGGTGGGTAGAGACTTGAGAAGGCTGTGGCTTTTTTCTACAGTGTTTTAGCCGGGTGGAAGAAGGCTTGTTTTGTGGGGCATGCACCCAGGCGAGGGGCGCGGGGGACTCCAAATTATTTGGCCGCATGTGAACTCAAGGTTCCTAACGGGGATATTATGGACGCTAAAGTTTTGGCTTTTTTGAGGAAATAAAATAGGAATAGATGCCCTGCTAGTGCTAGGGACGTGTCATATGAAACGGGCAATAAAATACACGGTCTCAATTTTACGTCTTTCTTAAGGTTGTTTGTGATGGGACACCATGGACGTGTACGTCAATTACATATGTTGGTAatgttttgatatttaattttattttactttggcgttttttttgggggggaaaaaaataaaaggatagATTGAAGTAAAGCACTCTCAATGTATAAAGTACGAGCAGTATCTGATAAAAATGTCTTTTAAATTTCCGACTAAATGTCATGTATCTGACCATGTACAGTTGTACTAACTCATGAGCATATTTATGGAAGatattcgaaaaaaatttcagctTCAAAACTGTCAGAGTGTATCGGGACTAAATTCGGTGATCTGTCATTTAAGGAAGAAAGAATCATAGAAAGAAGCTACGTGAAGTTTAGAAAGCTACTTGCAAATACTAGTTTCAAGTCTTCATGGAAATCAtagaatataaattctatggcCAATAAAGTATGACAATAATTACTTGTTAAACGTTAAGATATTGATGGATGCATGCTATTACACTGAACACCTCATGCTCATCAGAGATTTGAAGCAGAAATCTTAAATGCGTACACAATACGTCCTTGGCGACGATATCTTCCGACACATCATCTGTGATCAAGCACCAGACGCAATGTAGGATGGAATCTTCCTTGCCACCCTGTTCTTCATCTCTAGGAGACATTCAAATAGGACAATGTTGACAATATTAGATTATATAATAAAGCAGCATTTTCCACGCCCATATGATATAAATCAATATATATAGTGCAGTGCATGTGATTGATGACTGCAACTGTGATACATATCTAATATCATAAGGAGGCTATTGGATATTCTAGTAATAGCTGGTGCAAATGGAAGTTTCTGTGGACCATATCATTCGATTTATGGGATTGGTGGGAGGAAGAGATTAAATTCTCTGGCAATCCTCCAGTAAAATAATAGGTTTGAATGGTAGAATAGAATGGAAGcatttatgatttaattagagCAGTTCACGAGGAAAAGCACCTTATCCACCCGAAGTAGTAGTAGTAGACGCTCGTGAATGGGCCCCCGCAGTCCAACGTTCCCAAGCATCGTTGAACATGGGTCGGTCAATTAGGATCCCACAATGTTAGGATCCATGTCATTAGTTTTGGCATCTGGACTCCTCAAGGTGCCCATGGACCACTAGGATCAAATAGCATCATATGATTTATTGCTTGTTTTAAgatttaaaagaagaagaagaagcgacCCACGGATACTTTACTTATCACGTCGAAATTTTACCAATATACCATCCAACAAGTGAACCCACAATCTTTACCGCTAAGGATTCACAAGGTATTTCTGTACTCTATTTATGCTAGTTAGGATGTAAATTCCAGCGCGAGACCTGAAATAACAGACTGGTTCAGATCTGGCCCCAATCGGACCCAAATTAACTGGAAGCAGACATTAGGTATAATGGAAGCTTGAGTTTAATTTGAAGTTTTGAACAGAAGGGGAGTCGTTTcgggaataataataataataacaacaacaacaataatgcCTGTCGAATGCTTGATTAGCAGTTGAGGGAGCACAGGAGACAACCTAGTGGTTAGAGTAAAGACACCCATATTTATGCTGACACTTCCTATAATCCTGTTCACCACAGGACAGCGAGTCCATCGGTTTTGGGGCCTAACTCAGGATTAGGTTCACGTCTGTTGGGAGGGATAAGAATCGACCAGGAACCAGCGAGCTCGTTTATGGGACACACGTGGAAAAGGGAGAGACAAGGGAAGAACAACAAAAGGAGACGAGTGAATAAAAAGATCCTACTTTCTTTGTCCCTGTTTTCTCATCTCTTTCATAGTAAAACAAAAATATTAGTAGGATAGCCTATGCATTCGCTATTGGTACAGTGCCTGAATGCCATAAGGAACCTTTCTTGATTTTAAGAAGATTATTATTCCCCTGGAGAGGAGAATGACCAACATGGAATATGGCATCTTCCTCACCTATCTCACTCTAAATGGGAAGATTCTAGTTCCGTCCTTCAAACGTTAAAAAAGGATTCACCTTCGCTTTGTGATCATCCACTATCGTAGAGTATTTTGAGCTATAAATATAATTAACCATTAAATAATACTTAATCTAGTAGACTCAATACTATAAATTTGTAAACTCAATAGGACTTGTACATGCTGTTATCTGCCAGGCTTTTTATAGAACGACCGAAACCATCAGATACAAGCATCTGAAATTATGAGTGAAACATTAAAGACTGAAGTTTCATAACGAAGTGGCAACTGGCAAGACTCCCAAGTGAGTCTGTTACTAAACATATCCCAGGCAGTATCATTTCAGTAACTAAGGAGTAGACCATTGACCATGACCAGTCAAATTAGCTTGCCACGTTTCTAAGAAAAGTGTAATGCTAAGCCAAAAGATTTAATTCATCCTTTAGCAGTCTAGTTTGTCCTATGGAAGGATTATATATTCCACCCAAAGATTTTGTCCTATGATCAGTCCAAAATAACCTGCTTCCGTTGAAAGATTCACATGAAGAGTTTCATTATCACTTGTACTGCTGTTTGCCAAAGCACAGGCTACCAATGCCAGAATCAGTTACCAGGAATTATGCCACTCTTCAAGTCATGAACTGCCTCACCAGAAACATTAGAAGGGAGGAGAGAGTAGCTTTGCAGCATTGTGCAGCAAAGTAATGCGACACTTACTATCATGAAGCTAGTTGCGGTAGCAGAAAATGAAGTCAAACTTAAAAGAATTATAAGGAAAAGAACCTAACCTGCctcattttaatttgaaatttgatttttgatcaagtctGCTACATGGCGGGCAACCCATGCTGATCCCGCCTCGGTGCAGCAATAGGAATGTGTGTGGCCCTCTCTTTCGATTGACAAAGCAATACCTGGCACCTGCCTTGAAACCTGCAATCCACCATCCATGTATCTTTAATTGTTTGAAATAACCAGCATCCGGGATGCTACAGTAAAACCCTCAAGGAGAATCTTAATCCGCTGCCCAAAAAAACCTcttaaggagaaaaaataagttaATCTCAATTTCATGATCTCCACCCTTTGCTCTCAGGAGGTCAGAGGCATGATATCTAGTGTTTGAACTTGGACCGCATTCTATATACAAGCACATAGAAGGTTGTCTTTGGAAAGGGTAATTCGTGTAAGGAAGGCAGATTACCGGTCATTAGCATGTTAGCAGCCAATGACAGTACCCATATGCACTTTGTTTCACTCCTTTggatatttatgatattttatctcAAGTGGAAAGAGTAGAACAGTAATCTCACTGCTTCTGTTGTATTCTATTTTATCTACTTTGacatatttgattaatttttaatttctgagTTCTAGTTAAAAAGACAACCAGTATGGTCGAGCCAGGCCACAAGATCAAGTCCAGATTTCAACCCCTTAACAGTGATTAATTCAGCCAATTTTAAGCGCAACAGATATACAAGTCAGTCCATTCTGCCAGACAATACAGAGTTAACTGTTGGCTGTACTAAATGCAATGACATCAAttgtaaaaattagatcatcCTAGTGGAAAAAATTGCATTATATCAACACACATAGATATTTAATAATGGAAGAGAGATGTTGTGAGGATATAAATTTACTCATATTACTTTAGTTGAACCAGCTAATTTTGAGCATGCCAATACAAAGCAGAAATTTACACTGCACTGTTGAATAATTAAATCTAGCAGGTAATGCCCAGAATTCCAACTTTGCATGTTCATGATTCTATCTGGTAAAAGAATTCCAACTTTTCATGTTCATGATTCTATCTGGTAAGACAAAAATGCATACAATATTCACCTCTTCAAAGAGTGATAATGGACCCCAGTGGTCATCAATGCCAAACAAAAGTGCAATttggttttgtttttttttcatgaattcCCAGTCTGGCTCTTCTGCAAGCTAAAAGTTGAAGAATGTAGTTAGCATGACAAAACAATACATCAGGAATCATTGCAACAAATAGATAATATTCTATAAGAAGCATATAGttacataataaaatatatttgacccTGGAGCTGATGCCTAGTGTTCTACAAATAAACCTGAAATAAGAGATTTCTTGGGTTGACAAAGCAAGCATGGAAAAGTCAAACTCTTCAgttaaagaaatatgaaaaaaaaaggagaaatgaGATGGAAAAGTCAAACTCTTCACTAACTAAATTCATATGACACAATGGAAAAATAGAAACAGAGGTAAAAGATGTCCAAGAGTTTAATGATATCACTTTATTCATGAGGTTTCCCAAGCTTTCtgtgctttctatgattcaattagcAATTTTTAAGCCACAACATCTTCTAGGATTTGTTTAGTCTTTTACCTAAGGTTAGAAGATCTGAGTAAAATAGATTGGTTTTTGGCTGGAACCAAACTGAAGTTAACCCCAAACTCTGTTTCAGTCAGTTTCAGGTGAAACTAACCAAAATCAAACATGGATGCCACACTTACTCATTATACAGGTACAAAGTGTCATTTTCTtgcattttttatttctttatgtaTACTTTGCCAATTAGCATCGATTTCTCGATCATTTTTCAAGTTTTTAAGTAAAATGAAAAGGATAATTGAGTGTATGGTTTGCAGAAAATAAGAGAAATGCAGCCCTTCCTGGGTACAAAAGGCTTTTTTGGTCTTTAAGATATTTAATGAGCAAACAGAGAAGGGTTCTATGC
Above is a genomic segment from Elaeis guineensis isolate ETL-2024a chromosome 1, EG11, whole genome shotgun sequence containing:
- the LOC105038295 gene encoding uncharacterized protein; amino-acid sequence: MSSSRRRFVVRQPVVVDIGCSCRRPKLSSFLSSALPKFRLPMFHDPFSPSTATTISTNSLWDTSLTTTTASSPLTSSPSLRRYSAVESMKWRPKKKTGKAKKKGVVEESVVVVKESSDPYLDFRDSMLQMIMEMEIYAWDDLRDLLRRFLALNSPSHHHIILQAFAEIWTIVFSASSSSSTNASASCSRTGRRRR